A DNA window from Brachionichthys hirsutus isolate HB-005 chromosome 10, CSIRO-AGI_Bhir_v1, whole genome shotgun sequence contains the following coding sequences:
- the rbmx2 gene encoding RNA-binding motif protein, X-linked 2, with product MNPLTKVKLINELNEREAKLGMKESASWHTEYKDSAWIFVGGFPFDLSEGDIICVFSQYGEIVNINLVRDKKTGKSKGFCFICYEDQRSTILAVDNFNGIKIKGRTLRVDHVKNYRPPKDTEDIDDVTKHLREEGCAPKAAEVAPSSEEDEQYAIPVKKPKRDKKEKKKKKKEKKAKKKKERSRAPHSSSSSSPPPVVKVKEEEEDVAYDKYHHRGAPPAGQQNGGRERENERLRGEEGRSREVDREKEEDRRGHRERRSDRDGEREGGRRRETERDSDRREVDIDDRRRVMDRDNDRRREMDSDNDRRREADRERDSDRRRDRDGEKREDDWERDDRRREAADRERYSKR from the exons ATGAA TCCACTCACAAAGGTAAAGCTGATCAATGAACTCAATGAGCGTGAGGCCAAACTTGGGATGAAGGAGTCGGCCTCCTGGCACACGGAGTACAAAGACAGCGCCTGGATATTTGTCG gaggATTTCCGTTTGATCTGAGTGAAGGCGACATCATCTGTGTCTTCTCTCA GTATGGAGAGATTGTTAACATCAACCTGGTGCGGGACAAGAAGACGGGGAAGTCCAAAGGTTTCTGCTTCATCTGCTACGAGGACCAGAGGAGCACCATCCTCGCTGTGGACAACTTCAACGGCATCAAG ATCAAAGGTCGGACCCTTCGCGTGGATCACGTCAAAAACTATCGTCCTCCCAAAGACACGGAGGATATCGACGATGTCACCAAACACCTGAGGGAGGAGGGCTGCGCTCCCAAAGCCGCTGAGGTTGCACCCTCCTCCGAGGAAGACGAGCAGTACGCCATTCCCGTGAAGAAGCCCAAAAGAG acaagaaagagaagaagaaaaagaagaaagaaaagaaggcaaagaagaagaaggagaggagcCGAGCACCgcactcatcttcctcctcatctcctcctcctgtcgtcaaagtcaaagaggaggaggaggacgtagCCTATGACAAGTACCACCACAGGGGGGCACCACCAGCGGGACAACAgaatggaggaagagaaagggagaaCGAGAGACTccgaggggaggaggggaggagtaGAGAAGTAGacagggagaaggaggaagacagGAGGGGCCATCGAGAGCGGAGGAGTGACAGAGATggtgaaagagagggaggcaggaggagagagacggagagagacagCGATAGAAGAGAGGTGGACATAGATGATAGAAGAAGAGTGATGGACAGAGACAATGATAGAAGAAGAGAGATGGACAGCGATAACGACAGAAGAAGAGAGGCAGATAGGGAGAGAGACAGTGATAGAAGGAGAgatagagatggagagaaaagagaagatgaCTGGGAAAGGGACGATAGAAGAAGAGAGGCGGCCGACCGAGAGCGTTACTCTAAGCGCTGA
- the siah2l gene encoding E3 ubiquitin-protein ligase Siah2, producing MSRPSSTGGGGLGAVKTGGGKHGGSGSAAAAVASATGAGSVAGPGSGAASSGASLTSTGLPGQSPELTALFECPLCFDYVLPPILQCQAGHLVCNPCRQKMSCCPTCRGPLTPSIRNLAMEKVASTLPFPCKYTLAGCLLTLHHTEKPDHEEVCEFRPYTCPCPGATCKWHGSLEAVMPHLMHAHKSITTLQGEDIVFLATDINLPGAVDWVMMQSCFSHHFMLVLEKQEKYEGHQQFFAVVLLIGTRKQAENFAYRLELNGNRRRLTWEATPRSIHDGVAAAIMNSDCLVFDTSIAHLFADNGNLGINVTISMC from the exons ATGAGCCGTCCGTCTTCAACCGGAGGTGGAGGGCTAGGGGCCGTGAAAACAGGCGGGGGGAAGCACGGCGGCTCGGgaagcgccgccgccgcggtggcGTCAGCCACCGGCGCGGGCTCCGTGGCCGGGCCGGGGTCCGGCGCCGCTTCCTCCGGCGCGTCCCTGACTTCCACCGGTCTGCCCGGGCAGTCCCCGGAGCTGACGGCGCTCTTCGAGTGCCCGCTATGCTTCGACTACGTCCTGCCGCCCATCCTGCAGTGCCAGGCAGGCCACCTGGTGTGCAATCCATGCCGCCAGAAGATGAGCTGCTGCCCGACCTGCCGAGGCCCGCTGACCCCGAGCATCCGGAACCTGGCCATGGAGAAGGTGGCCTCCACGCTGCCGTTCCCCTGCAAG TACACGCTGGCTGGATGTCTGCTGACTCTTCACCACACAGAGAAGCCTGACCACGAGGAGGTGTGCGAGTTCAGGCCTTACACCTGCCCGTGTCCCGGAGCCACCTGCAAGTGGCACGGCTCGCTGGAGGCCGTCATGCCTCACCTGATGCACGCCCACAAGTCCATCACCACGCTGCAG GGGGAGGACATCGTCTTCCTCGCGACGGACATCAACCTGCCGGGGGCGGTGGACTGGGTGATGATGCAGTCCTGCTTCAGCCACCACTTCATGCTGGTTctggagaagcaggagaagtACGAAGGCCACCAGCAGTTCTTCGCCGTCGTGCTGCTCATCGGGACCCGCAAGCAGGCCGAGAACTTTGCCTACCGGTTGGAGCTCAATGGCAACCGACGGCGGCTCACCTGGGAGGCCACGCCGCGCTCCATTCACGACGGGGTGGCGGCCGCCATCATGAACAGTGACTGCCTTGTGTTCGACACCTCCATCGCCCACCTGTTTGCGGACAATGGCAACCTGGGGATCAATGTCACCATCTCCATGTGCTGA
- the LOC137900093 gene encoding neuronal acetylcholine receptor subunit alpha-10-like, whose protein sequence is MKLLCSGSILLLFFLPGYLAAHGRYAQKLMTDLFSNYTNALRPVEDTDHIINVTLQITLSQIIDMDERNQILTTYLWVRQVWMDSYLTWKKEDYDGLDAIRIPSSYVWRPDIVLYNSADDQFSSSMETNVVLRNDGQVMWDQPAITKSSCSVDVAFFPFDVQECHLTFGSWTHNGNQMDLSNALDSADLADFIPNVEWEVLGMPAKKNVILYGCCSDPYPDITFTLHLKRRASFYIFNLILPCMMISFLSPLGFYLPADSGEKVSLGVTVLLALTVFQLLVAESMPPSESVPLIGKYYIATMMMVTMSTALTIFIMNIHHCGPEARPVPVWAKRFILTYLARICCVHEVGENCLGGTPSSKRPLSQEESEALSCNGSNAKGTNWDVNGQAWGRRLQEDGDGESLKRESSIHMDCTEDPFVSIDHAEEGGAAGRHEAELGESNGAVGGGGEEEKQGVGAEVKESRREISMKAGLHRNIEYIANSYHDQRSTQLRIGEWRKVAKVMDRFFMWLFFIMVFIMIILILGKAI, encoded by the exons ATGAAGCTTCTCTGCAGCGGATCGATCctgcttctcttcttcctcccag GCTACTTGGCTGCTCATGGTCGCTACGCTCAGAAGCTAATGACCGACCTGTTCTCCAACTACACCAACGCCCTGCGGCCGGTGGAGGACACTGACCACATCATCAACGTCACGCTGCAGATCACCCTCTCCCAGATCATCGACATG GATGAGCGGAACCAGATCCTGACTACCTACCTGTGGGTCCGGCAGGTATGGATGGACTCCTACCTCACCTGGAAGAAGGAGGACTATGATGGCTTGGATGCCATCCGGATCCCGAGCAGCTATGTATGGAGACCTGATATTGTCTTGTATAACAG CGCAGACGACCAGTTTTCCAGCTCCATGGAAACCAACGTAGTCCTTCGAAACGATGGTCAGGTCATGTGGGACCAGCCAGCCATCACAAAAAGCTCCTGCTCTGTGGATGTGGCCTTCTTCCCATTCGATGTGCAGGAATGTCATCTAACCTTCGGCTCCTGGACTCACAACGGCAACCAGATGGACCTATCCAATGCCTTGGACAGCGCCGACCTGGCTGACTTTATCCCCAACGTGGAGTGGGAG GTTCTCGGTATGCCAGCAAAGAAGAACGTCATCCTGTATGGATGCTGCTCAGACCCATACCCGGACATCACATTCACCCTCCACCTGAAGAGACGTGCCTCCTTCTACATCTTCAACCTCATCCTCCCCTGCATGATGATCTCTTTTCTGTCTCCGCTGGGGTTCTACCTGCCGGCTGACTCTGGCGAAAAGGTCTCTCTGGGCGTCACTGTGCTGCTGGCCCTCACGGTGTTTCAGCTACTGGTGGCTGAGAGCATGCCTCCCTCTGAGAGCGTTCCTCTCATAG GAAAATACTACATTGCTACCATGATGATGGTCACGATGTCAACAGCgctcaccatcttcatcatgaACATTCATCACTGCGGTCCAGAAGCTCGTCCTGTCCCAGTGTGGGCCAAGCGCTTCATTCTCACCTACCTTGCCCGCATCTGTTGTGTCCACGAGGTCGGTGAGAACTGCCTTGGCGGGACACCGTCCAGTAAACGACCTCTGTCACAGGAGGAGTCTGAAGCCCTGTCATGCAATGGCAGCAACGCCAAAGGGACCAACTGGGACGTGAACGGGCAGGCGTGGGGCAGGAGGTTGCAGGAGGACGGCGATGGGGAGTCCCTGAAGAGAGAGTCGTCCATTCACATGGACTGCACAGAGGATCCTTTCGTGTCCATCGACCacgcagaggaaggaggagccgCTGGAAGGCATGAAGCAGAGCTCGGGGAGTCCAACGGCgctgttggaggaggaggagaagaggaaaagcaAGGCGTTGGAGCTGAAGTGAAGGAGAGCCGGAGGGAGATCTCGATGAAAGCGGGACTGCACAGGAACATTGAGTACATTGCCAACTCGTACCACGACCAGAGAAGCACACAGCTGCGAATTGGCGAGTGGAGGAAGGTCGCCAAGGTCATGGATCGCTTCTTCATGTGGTTGTTCTTCATCATGGTTTTCATCATGATCATCCTCATCCTGGGAAAAGCCATCTGA